In the Colletotrichum lupini chromosome 1, complete sequence genome, one interval contains:
- a CDS encoding bilirubin oxidase yields MRSMLKDRLADNLCAGNISLEVNPSPAHAIAKAVVVAFYLGSGVGLVRLDWIASLAIVLALASDTLAKDWDSPAYTWLYEFPLPIPPPKEERYPNQAIINPVTGKKIRYYEVEVKEFTAQVYPNLKPANLVGYDGIAPGPTFLIERGEEAVVRFINHAKMASSVHLHGSPSRTPWDGWAEDVFNPGQYKDYYYPNNQNARTLWYHDHAIDHTAENAYFGQAGAYILHDSAEDSLGLPSGYGVYDIPLILSAKQYNSDGTLYSPANEQTSLYGDVIHVNGQPWPYLKVEPRKYRFRLLDAAISRTFFLYLEDLKANRVEFEVISSDAGLLTGPQKVKDLYISMAERYEIVIDFSKYKGENVTMRNTRGFAADVDYLHTDKVMRFVVSDESVNDKSEVPSSLRAVPFPKDKTGVDQHFLFHRTGSDWRINGVIFADVNNRVLAKPKRGTVEVWELENSSGGWSHPIHIHLVDFRVIKRVNGRSNTVFPYESQGLKDVVWVGPGETVTVEAHYAPWPGVYMFHCHNLIHEDHEMMAAFNVTKLEDLGYDEEAFADPMQLEWRSKNESSAASSWDAIKSRVEYMAKLQPYNNEQEVESRLDAYWATKTNAPSPSSTPSSTPSTLVVSTTTSPVVTSPATTPASSTITSKPTTTSKSDDDDKKKKTSSTSTSTTSSKKKRGMRFRGVDMEMPKRTAAPQA; encoded by the exons ATGCGATCCATGTTGAAGGACC GGCTAGCCGATAACCTCTGTGCGGGAAACATTTCGCTCGAGGTCAACCCTTCACCGGCTCACGCCATTGCTAAGGCTGTCGTTGTGGCTTTCTACCTGGGGTCCGGCGTGGGTCTCGTCAGATTGGACTGGATCGCC TCTCTGGCCATTGTCTTGGCTCTTGCTTCTGATACCCTCGCCAAGGACTGGGACAGTCCCGCATACACATGGCTCTACGAGTTTCCTCTACCAATTCCCCCTCCTAAGGAGGAACGATA CCCCAACCAGGCGATCATCAATCCAGTGACCGGAAAGAAGATCAGGTACTATGAGGTTGAGGTCAAGGAGTTCACCGCTCAAGTTTACCCCAACCTCAAGCCTGCAAACTTGGTCGGATATGATGGCATAGCGCCTGGACCAACGTTCCTCATAGAGCGTGGCGAAGAGGCAGTCGTTCGCTTCATCAACCACGCCAAGATGGCCAGCTCAGTTCATCTTCACGGCTCTCCTTCG CGCACACCTTGGGATGGTTGGGCTGAAGATGTCTTCAACCCTGGCCAGTACAAAGACTACTACTATCCCAATAATCAGAACGCCCGCACTCTCTGGTACCACGACCACGCCATCGACCACACTGCCGAGAATGCCTACTTTGGCCAGGCTGGCGCATACATCCTCCACGATTCTGCTGAAGACTCTCTTGGCCTCCCCAGCGGTTACGGCGTCTACGACATTCCTCTGATTCTCTCTGCGAAACAATACAATTCCGATGGTACTCTGTACTCGCCTGCCAACGAACAGACTAGCTTATACGGCGATGTTATCCATGTCAACGGACAGCCTTGGCCGTATCTGAAGGTCGAACCCCGCAAGTACCGTTTCCGTCTTCTCGATGCCGCCATTTCCCGTACATTTTTCCTCTACCTCGAAGATCTCAAGGCCAACAGAGTCGAATTCGAAGTCATCTCCTCCGATGCCGGCCTCTTGACGGGACCCCAGAAGGTCAAGGATCTCTACATCTCCATGGCCGAGCGCTACGAGATTGTCATTGACTTCTCCAAGTATAAGGGCGAGAATGTCACCATGCGCAACACCAGAGGCTTCGCCGCGGATGTGGACTATCTGCACACCGATAAGGTTATGCGCTTTGTAGTCAGCGACGAATCGGTCAATGACAAGTCCGAagtcccctcctccctccggGCCGTGCCGTTCCCCAAGGACAAGACCGGCGTTGATCAGCACTTCCTGTTCCACCGCACCGGCAGCGACTGGCGTATCAACGGTGTCATCTTTGCTGATGTGAACAACCGCGTCCTTGCCAAGCCTAAACGGGGTACTGTTGAGGTTTGGGAGCTCGAGAACAGCTCCGGCGGCTGGAGCCACCCAATCCACATCCACCTCGTCGATTTCCGCGTCATCAAGCGCGTCAACGGCCGTAGCAACACGGTTTTCCCGTACGAGTCTCAGGGTCTCAAGGATGTCGTCTGGGTTGGACCTGGTGAGACTGTGACCGTCGAGGCTCACTACGCCCCCTGGCCCGGTGTGTACATGTTCCACTGCCACAACCTCATCCACGAGGACCATGAGATGATGGCTGCTTTCAACGTCACCAAGCTCGAGGACCTTGGCTACGACGAGGAAGCCTTCGCCGACCCCATGCAGTTGGAGTGGCGCTCCAAGAATGAGAGCTCTGCTGCATCTAGCTGGGACGCGATCAAGTCCCGGGTCGAGTACATGGCCAAGCTCCAGCCCTACAATAACGAGCAGGAGGTCGAGAGCCGTCTGGACGCTTACTGGGCCACCAAGACCAATGCGCCGTCCCCAAGCTCGACCCCCAGCTCGACGCCCTCGACTCTGGTCGTGAGCACCACCACGAGCCCCGTGGTCACTTCTCCCGCCACCACTCCTGCCAGCTCGACCATCACCTCCAAGCCCACGACCACCAGCAAGTCTGATGACGatgacaagaagaagaagacttCGTCGACTAGCACCAGCACCACCTCATCCAAGAAGAAGCGTGGCATGCGCTTCCGCGGGGTAGACATGGAAATGCCCAAGCGCACTGCCGCGCCCCAGGCATGA